CTAATAGCTACAAGGCAGAGTAGCTGGAAGAGCTGGAATAAAGAGGGACGGACGTACGAAGACACTCCTCGACCTCTAGTTGTAAGGCCAGGATTTGGGATGAGCATATATAGGTTAGACGCGAGAGTCTGGTGGGAAGTCGCGGTTCAGGGTCGAGATTCCGCCATTTGACGCCCTTGTTCTCCGCTTGTTATATTCGAATGGTTCTGCGAGTCAGTTTAGTTCTTCTAGAGCGGTAGAGCTTTAGTTCGAATCGGTTCTCTGGTCAACCTGCCAGAGGCTTCCTCGCTGACGATGCCTGCGCTGCCCTCTCCCAAGAGGGATATGCGGGCCGGGAGTGACGAAACGGATCGCCTGTCTTTATCCTTGGCGACACCGTCGGCATTCAACCCTAGGTCGTTCAATTTCTCGCTTTTAGTGCGAGAGTATGACCCCGCTCGGTGGTGGTCAGCCAGAACTAAGTTTGTGCGCAGTCGCGTTCGGCTGCGCGGAAGTGTGAATTGCAGACCGCCAGCAGAGGGCGGATGCCTCGGAAAGCCCTGAGGAGTGGAATTTGCCGACATTTAATCAGCTTGTGCGCAAAGGCCGGACAGCGCCGCGATACAAAACGGCCAGCCCGGCACTGCAGGAGTCGCCGCAGAAGCGCGGCGTTTGCACGCGCGTCTACACCCAGACGCCCAAGAAGCCGAACTCAGCGCTGCGCAAAGTAGCCCGTGTTCGCCTGACCAATGGGATAGAAGTCACGACATACATCCCAGGCATCGGCCACAACCTGCAGGAGCACTCGATCGTGCTAATCCGCGGCGGCCGCGTGAAAGATCTTCCCGGCGTGCGCTATCACGTAGTTCGCGGAACGCTGGATACGGTCGGCGTTGCGAACCGTAAACAGAGCCGCTCCAAATATGGAGCCAAGAGGCCGAAGGCCTAAGTTTTTGAAGGTGAAGACACATGCCGCGTAAAGGACACATAGCAAAGCGCGAAGTTGCAGCAGATCCGATCTACAACTCGACTTTGGTCACCAAATTCGTGAACTCGATGATGTACGAAGGCAAGAAGAGCACCG
The nucleotide sequence above comes from Terriglobales bacterium. Encoded proteins:
- the rpsL gene encoding 30S ribosomal protein S12, with amino-acid sequence MPTFNQLVRKGRTAPRYKTASPALQESPQKRGVCTRVYTQTPKKPNSALRKVARVRLTNGIEVTTYIPGIGHNLQEHSIVLIRGGRVKDLPGVRYHVVRGTLDTVGVANRKQSRSKYGAKRPKA
- a CDS encoding 30S ribosomal protein S7, giving the protein MPRKGHIAKREVAADPIYNSTLVTKFVNSMMYEGKKSTAQSIFYESMKNLEQKGGDEALKLFKKAVENCKPLLEV